TGTGTTTTTTGTAATCCTACATAATTAATACTATCATAACTTATGAGGTAATCTATGTATAATTATGCGGGATAGaaagtgaaataatttatgtgaatattagttatacatgtattaaaatagtaaattacaCATTACCCCTATCAATTTACTATTAAATGTGTATTAATTtacaacaaattaaataattgaCACATGTTAAAAAAAAAGCactatcaatttttttcttttgatttttttgtcttgttaatttctttaattgctaaattatttttaatttcttttcttaatttcatattaattatttttttttgacgGTAACGCGTTGGTTGTTACTTGCTTTCTcttgttaatttaattaatttgtatGCTTAGTTTCTGTGCAACGCAATGTCAATACATGTATTaatatagttttagttattTGTTatcaactttaatttaatttttttaattacttagtagtattcaatataaattacttaattgctggttatttgttatttactttattatttttagctattggtatttatttaattttaatgtgTTATTTAGATAGTTACTTATTTTAATGGGTATGATAATTATTAgatcattaaatatttttagaattaagaaataataattatctCACTAATGTATTGTAATCTCTACATAACTAATACCTAAATAACTAATCcatgcataactaatacatacaTAAGTAATACCTATATTATTAAACCTTGCATTACTAATGCCTACCTAACTAAATCCCGCATAACTCATACCTACATAACTAAACCCTACATAACTAATACCCACATTACTAATATCTGTATAACTCTATCCAACTATCAAACgacaaactaaaaaaaagtcaaaagttgCTTTTACAAGAGCTATTTTAAATGTACGGAAAAGAGTCTAAAATGCCTtcgaactattggaaatggtacaaaaatgcccctcatccatatattgggcctaaaatgtccTTGACATCCatctttaggtccaaaaatgacattttctttaacgGAAAAGGGCATGAGGGGCATTTTTGTATCATTTCCAATAGTTCGAGGGGATTTTAGGTCCTTTTtcgtaattaaaattttgttaaataaattttgatttataattaattttaaataattaaattatgatgccacgtatttaaaaaaatatattcaaattatttaattaaaattatgttaaaaaaaaggtcattttttgaCCAAAGGTGGATGGGGAGGGcattaattttcagaattttatatgataatcatCCACCTTTAGttccaaaaatgacattttctttaaaataattttaattaaataatttgaataatttttctaaacacgtggcggtcatctattggttacaatttaattatttaaaattaattataaattaaaatttctttatcataattttaattttaaataatttgaataatttttttaaatacttGGCATTCATCTATtgtttataatttaattatttaaaattaattataaatcaaaaatttatttaacagaattttaattaaataatttgaataattattttaaacaggtggcggtcatctattggttacaatttaattatttaaaattaataatagatcaaaatttatttaacagaattttaatttcGAAAAAAGGGCCTATGCCCCCgaactattggaaatggtacaaaaatgtcccTCATGCCCTTTTCtgttaaagaaaatgtcatttttggacctaaaggtggatGTTAAGAGCATTTTAGGCCCAACAGATGGATGATGAGcgtttttgtaccattttcaatagttcaagagcattttagaCCCTTTTCTGTTAAATGTATATATAGATGTCACGCCTAAGTGACGTTACCAAACATGGCTGCTCCCCTCATATGTCCAGATATAAAGAGTCACAGATTAACGATCAATTTAAAATTGAGAACGAAACTTTACGATAGCTATTTCGTAGACATTCATTTGCATCATTTATGCAAGTGCTCTTTGAAATTCCTACGCCGTGCTATTCAATAATATTGAAAAAATGGCAGTGTAAAGTAACAACTAGTATAAAAAGTTGATCGCCTTTGAAAGCATTCGTCGGTAACCAAAGTGTATCGTTCCATAACCACTTCAATACTTTATTTATAGCTTTTTTAAGTTACTCAAGAAGAGAAGGGGGTATGTGCATGCATTTAAATAGCACCTTTGGAATATAATGATTTCTCAAAATTGAATTTGCTAAAAATATGTCCGCCTAGACATACCCTACATCAAAACAGTTCTAATTTGGAGTCATGTTAGGGAAAAGAGTAGTTAGATACACGAAGCATCCCAAGTTCCAAGACAAGGCACGCCTCAAAAATTTCATAACtcaaaaaatatcatattttataaatCACATGAAAATAACTTTGTAGTTGCTCCAAGGCTCCTTATGCCAAATAATAGAAGAATGGAAATAATGAGTTAGTATTTTGACAATGctttaattaattttcataGTATTTTGTTTATTAGGGCAGAGGAGGGGAGCTTTCCATTACAAAAACACACAAGCAGATCACATTATGGTACAAACTTGTTTGCATACAGCTTCATGCTTCtattaaaatcataatgatTCAAACAACCAGGCCTTAATTTATTCCAATTACATCattcttttcatgtttttttAGTTGATTGGGGGAGGGGGTTGAATATTGGGACTGCCTTCAGTTCTTTTACATAAATACACACAAGATGTCCCCAAATTTGTAGTGGCTCAATGTACAACTGTACAACATAATGGCAGCAACTCAAAGAAAGGAGAAAACCTAATGGAGACCAGAGTTTCTTGACAAAAACTGGAAAGCAGGGATTTTTTGAGACAATTCCCACCTCAAACTGCGATTATTGTGGTTGTGTCTCGCATGCTACCTGTGTGTCTGCTATTGCGGTTATCTTCTTCTGGAGCTCTGGTTTATTGGCTCCTACGAGTTTGTCAATCTGCTCCCCTTCCTTGAGGAAAAAGAAGGTTGGTGTTGCTTTGATATCCCAGGATGAACTAAATTCCTGAACCaaataaaaacaacaaacagCGAACCTGAGCTGTCAAAACTTTCAGATTACTATAGGAAAACAATCCACCAAACAATCTTATCATACGAATGTTTGTATCGTATAACAAATTTCAAGTCTTGTTCATTTATCTCCCAGACACTGGGACTCcagaaaaattacttaaaatagCCAGTCTTAATAGagtagaaattaaaaaaaaatgataagacCTAAAGGTTAGATAGTTGGGAGGCAGAAGGGTATAGGATTGAACCCTGAAATTTTTGCTACTTACCGTAAGCTCATCAACATCGACTGTTAGAAACATCAGAGAAAGATATTTCTCAGACAGCTCACAGTAGAACGGAGAAATCATTCTACATGGACCACACCATGAAGCACTGAAATTCGCAATAACCTGCCAAAATTTCACTTGCGTAAGAAAGGTCCAAAATGCCAAAGCCAGTAAAAATGTAAAATTTTAAGCAAGAAAAGGTGAAGAATCCATGTGGAACCGCTGCACCGTTCTGTTAGTATCCTTCTCCCTTCACATGTGTGCACATAGTGTGGTGAGAGGAAACCCTTAAGTTGGTAGCATTAGAGTTAAAAGTGCCTTGAATATTGTTTTTCTATAAGTGCTTTGAATTTTAGTGCAAGTTTGTATATGATATTGGTAAGACACATACattcaagttttggcgagttcaCAGTGAAAATGTTAGGGATCACTGTGGATCTGCATCACGGCATGTAAATGCTAAATCTGACAACGTACTCTCCTTCCGGAGaattaacattcaaaagttTCATGCAACTACCACCGTGTTATTACATTAATAAGAACCAACATAGTCCCGGGAAGAAAAAAGAACTATATTAATTGTTGACCTGTGGAGATCTAAAGGGGAAATCCCCCATCATAATTTCAGATTTCCAAGTTGACATGGCTGACCTCCACTTTCATTATTTCTGTTATATGTTATACTGTAGAGAGGAAAGGACTAAAACACCAACCATTCCCATTAAGTGCCAAAGATTTCAAAAAGTAATAGCTAGACAGtaattaacattttttttttaaaaaaaaagcaacaacaacaacatacccagtataatcccacatactggggtctggggagggcagagtgtatgcagatctttaatcatcaaaagaaaataaaggacAAGAGAGAATTGCTAGTAAGGTACTAGTTTGTATCTTGTCAACGGTGGATGCTCTTTGGTGAGTCGAAGAAAAGATTTAGA
This DNA window, taken from Solanum dulcamara chromosome 3, daSolDulc1.2, whole genome shotgun sequence, encodes the following:
- the LOC129882497 gene encoding thioredoxin H9-like, which gives rise to MGISDTVRSLFPCIKSHSASDGDDSTHNVEFAGGNVCLITTKESWDQKLAEAKKEGKIVIANFSASWCGPCRMISPFYCELSEKYLSLMFLTVDVDELTEFSSSWDIKATPTFFFLKEGEQIDKLVGANKPELQKKITAIADTQVACETQPQ